Proteins found in one Caldisericia bacterium genomic segment:
- a CDS encoding DnaB-like helicase C-terminal domain-containing protein: protein MSTEIEKKILKGFITDRFTISKSLSEGFKVDYFEDPKTITILNAVLDIYEGRGEVDYIDFQTVKRHLEKKGVFDDEIKRTLLEIENLETPTLAMILSYIDILRIKNGERRLINISNEIKDFVERRGPHKLEDIATFAVTMSEELQKIALERLHKKLVPSENIIKNIVRDVFERRKYHGFSIEPFTSLNKSLLGLRPGFYYAMAGAPRRGKTNFLLHLAVNIIANERVPVLYYSWEQTSRILNLRILSQESGLNPVKIISGELNEEEFKKFENAYKKLQDIFSFLYIIEGSSNDTLEKIEAHAYNVMQSHRCDTVVIFLDYIQKIPVESKGYITLEEKVDEVSGKIAMLSLSLKSPIVAISALDKEGCKLDEEGIERPTMFHSTGGGDIEYDSDVAMVLVKNHKETNELKEKLINLVKNGQLLPEDMPNIDIIDLYIDKNRDAPEGTSNVIQYLFFIDSNKFVEIGYKDPTEKYTYAKISEIVERLRREGYLKLITKDEQIKEKTDKPKFSGFEPI from the coding sequence ATGAGTACTGAAATTGAGAAAAAAATTTTAAAAGGTTTTATTACTGATAGATTTACAATATCAAAATCATTATCAGAAGGTTTTAAAGTAGATTATTTTGAAGATCCAAAAACAATTACTATTCTAAATGCTGTACTTGACATTTATGAAGGAAGAGGTGAAGTAGATTATATTGATTTTCAAACGGTTAAAAGACATCTTGAGAAAAAGGGTGTTTTTGATGATGAAATAAAAAGAACTTTGTTAGAAATTGAAAATTTAGAGACTCCAACTCTCGCAATGATTTTATCTTATATAGATATTTTAAGAATAAAAAATGGAGAAAGAAGATTAATTAACATTTCAAATGAAATAAAAGATTTCGTTGAAAGAAGAGGACCTCATAAACTCGAAGATATTGCTACATTTGCAGTTACAATGTCTGAAGAACTTCAAAAAATTGCTCTAGAAAGATTGCATAAAAAGTTGGTTCCATCAGAAAATATAATTAAGAACATAGTAAGGGATGTTTTTGAGAGAAGAAAATATCATGGCTTTTCAATTGAACCATTTACTTCATTAAATAAATCTCTCCTTGGTTTAAGACCAGGTTTTTATTATGCAATGGCTGGTGCTCCAAGAAGAGGTAAAACGAATTTTTTACTTCATTTAGCAGTCAATATAATTGCGAACGAGAGAGTGCCTGTTCTTTATTATTCATGGGAACAAACTTCAAGAATTCTAAATTTGAGAATTCTTTCTCAAGAATCTGGCCTTAATCCAGTTAAAATAATTTCTGGTGAATTAAATGAAGAAGAGTTTAAAAAGTTTGAAAACGCTTATAAAAAACTCCAAGATATATTTTCATTTCTATATATAATTGAAGGAAGTAGCAATGATACTTTAGAGAAAATTGAGGCGCATGCTTACAATGTAATGCAGAGTCATAGATGTGATACTGTAGTGATTTTTCTTGATTATATTCAAAAAATACCTGTTGAATCAAAAGGATACATAACATTAGAAGAAAAAGTTGATGAAGTTTCGGGTAAGATAGCTATGCTTTCTCTTTCTTTAAAATCTCCAATAGTTGCAATTTCTGCTCTGGATAAAGAAGGATGCAAATTAGATGAAGAGGGGATTGAAAGACCTACTATGTTTCATTCTACTGGTGGTGGAGATATCGAATATGATTCAGATGTCGCTATGGTTCTTGTTAAAAATCATAAAGAGACAAATGAATTAAAAGAAAAACTCATAAATCTTGTAAAAAACGGACAACTTCTGCCAGAAGATATGCCAAATATTGATATAATTGACCTTTACATTGATAAAAATAGAGATGCTCCTGAAGGTACATCAAATGTTATTCAATATCTATTTTTTATTGATTCAAACAAATTTGTTGAGATTGGATATAAAGACCCAACTGAAAAATATACTTATGCAAAAATTAGTGAAATTGTTGAGAGATTAAGAAGAGAGGGATATTTAAAATTAATAACAAAGGATGAACAGATAAAAGAGAAAACAGATAAACCAAAATTTTCTGGTTTTGAACCAATATAA
- a CDS encoding stalk domain-containing protein: MKKILIFMLLILLGLNFLTQKVYANITSVTFSPNSPGNQVTQGDDTAGKNNTHWIVTINFDNNIPFLQNGDTLIITFPIGFNFNSAIITITTNTTGATFGTITKSLNIINIPVTGNQTSGGQVQVDITNATNTTKAGNLTGNLKVKRGFSFIININGNVKVIPDLINYITISPNPYNSFVGEIRNFEANSFDGYGNKRTDVFLIYGWEDKFDWSIVPISDPDPGAAIFTTPNTNVDNVTIQMTDWGHIQLKAEFPPSGPYTHFGVGDIYIISQISTPKVDVDPPYAGSPAEYTIRFNLGPNGSVVGGIDYVTITFPYDTFVPFGYPFFGALINGYPVTIYYVAVRTVRLIFPYSLPNGAFVVVTFPINTGIINPTKSGTYTLQVYTSKEPTPVTSLPYAIYYSVISRPKVEVEPNVVDTKAKYTIEFRTGTAGALIKDYDLIAIKFPDDTFLPITFDKNDVTINGYNPTDIIISLERKITLKVPINIPNNSNVIVIFTENFGIKNPTKSGDYTLQVATSKEPTYVTSYSYKIVESIISDLKVEVNPSVTKVEAEYKISFKTGKHGLLNEGESIYIKFPTYTKLPSEIDKNLITVNGVNLTKSVIIDFSNKILTIKTPIKIENEEKVEIIISKEVGIKNPDNPGEYKLKVWTEKEKTEISTSYTLIESILTSISTKVMPPSIKRAVSFEIRLKTGPGGSLNVNDYIYIKFPQKVEIPLNIKPSSITVKGIPLIKMPSISKDKLMLILQTPVPIAKEEEFVIYISQDANIKFVEEGEYFLIIYTSRETNPINTKSFLVYPQPETKIILSIPEPDGMNGYYKTTPIITFSSSSKYDKEPIVFYRWDNGPWIEYKGLVTPPEGIHTLYYYAKDKLGSKEDIKEKTFKLDTTFPKILSINIQNDIYINREIIEIVGSISEINSILLIQGKRVNIKEDGTFKTEVNLFEGTNSITFIIIDIAGNESFEVIKVIRDTIPPELIIEYPTPWVVVYDKIIEIKGKGEVGGKLTVNGEEILIREDGRFEGKYELKKSGTNVLDFILIDKAGNITRKNIGIIWNPRVKIELTIGKVEAKVNELSKILDYPPFIYNNRTMVPLRFISESIGATIEWDPVVRIVTITIEDIEGTKKILKLSPDSSIASLNGKPYQMDTPPIIKNDRVYVPIRFIMEVFGAKVEWRALEKKVLITYPGES, from the coding sequence ATGAAAAAAATTTTAATTTTTATGCTTTTAATTTTATTAGGGTTAAATTTCCTAACACAAAAAGTTTATGCAAACATTACTAGTGTTACATTTTCACCAAACTCACCAGGAAATCAGGTAACTCAGGGAGATGATACTGCAGGAAAAAATAACACACATTGGATTGTTACAATTAATTTTGATAATAATATTCCTTTTCTTCAAAATGGAGATACTTTAATAATCACCTTTCCTATAGGTTTTAATTTTAACAGTGCAATTATTACTATTACAACAAATACCACAGGTGCAACATTTGGAACAATAACAAAATCTTTAAATATTATTAATATACCTGTAACAGGAAATCAAACTTCAGGTGGTCAAGTACAAGTAGATATAACCAATGCTACAAATACAACAAAAGCAGGAAATTTAACTGGTAATCTAAAAGTAAAAAGAGGTTTTTCCTTTATTATAAATATTAATGGTAATGTAAAAGTTATACCAGATTTAATCAACTACATAACTATTTCGCCTAATCCATATAATAGTTTTGTAGGAGAGATAAGAAATTTTGAAGCAAATAGTTTTGATGGTTATGGAAATAAAAGGACAGATGTTTTTTTAATATATGGATGGGAGGATAAATTCGATTGGTCTATTGTTCCTATTTCAGATCCAGACCCAGGTGCTGCAATTTTTACAACTCCTAATACAAATGTTGATAATGTTACTATTCAAATGACTGATTGGGGTCATATTCAACTAAAAGCTGAATTCCCACCAAGTGGACCATATACTCATTTTGGTGTCGGAGACATTTATATTATTAGTCAAATTTCAACTCCAAAAGTAGATGTTGATCCACCTTATGCAGGTTCTCCTGCTGAATACACAATAAGATTTAATCTTGGTCCAAATGGAAGTGTAGTTGGTGGTATTGATTATGTAACAATTACTTTTCCTTATGATACTTTTGTTCCTTTTGGTTATCCATTTTTTGGAGCACTCATTAATGGCTATCCAGTTACTATTTATTATGTTGCAGTAAGAACTGTTAGATTAATATTTCCATATTCATTACCAAATGGAGCATTTGTTGTTGTTACATTTCCAATAAACACAGGAATAATTAATCCAACAAAATCTGGAACATATACTTTACAAGTTTATACATCTAAAGAACCAACACCAGTTACGTCTTTACCCTATGCAATTTACTATTCAGTTATTTCTCGACCTAAAGTTGAAGTTGAACCAAATGTTGTTGATACTAAAGCAAAATATACAATTGAATTTAGAACTGGAACAGCGGGTGCATTAATTAAAGATTATGATTTAATTGCAATAAAATTTCCTGATGATACATTTTTACCAATAACTTTTGATAAGAATGATGTTACAATTAATGGTTATAATCCAACTGATATAATTATTTCTTTAGAAAGAAAAATTACATTAAAAGTACCAATAAACATTCCAAATAATTCAAATGTAATAGTTATTTTTACAGAGAATTTTGGAATAAAAAATCCAACAAAAAGTGGTGATTATACACTTCAAGTTGCCACAAGTAAAGAACCAACTTATGTAACATCCTATTCTTATAAAATTGTTGAGTCAATTATTTCTGATTTAAAAGTTGAAGTTAATCCTTCTGTTACAAAAGTTGAAGCAGAATATAAAATAAGTTTTAAAACTGGAAAACATGGTTTACTTAATGAAGGAGAAAGTATTTACATTAAATTTCCAACCTATACAAAACTTCCTTCTGAAATTGACAAAAATTTAATAACTGTTAATGGAGTTAATTTAACAAAAAGTGTAATAATCGATTTTTCTAATAAAATTTTAACAATAAAAACTCCCATAAAAATTGAAAATGAGGAAAAAGTAGAGATTATAATTTCTAAAGAAGTTGGAATTAAAAATCCAGATAATCCTGGTGAATATAAATTAAAAGTATGGACTGAGAAAGAAAAAACTGAAATATCAACATCATATACACTTATTGAATCAATTTTAACTTCAATTTCAACAAAAGTAATGCCCCCATCAATTAAAAGGGCAGTATCTTTTGAAATAAGGTTAAAAACTGGTCCTGGTGGCTCATTAAATGTAAATGACTATATTTATATCAAATTCCCACAGAAGGTTGAGATTCCACTAAATATCAAACCATCTTCAATTACAGTGAAAGGCATTCCTTTAATAAAAATGCCATCTATTTCAAAAGATAAACTTATGTTAATACTTCAAACACCTGTACCGATTGCTAAAGAAGAGGAATTTGTTATATACATTTCACAAGATGCAAACATAAAATTTGTTGAAGAGGGAGAATACTTTTTAATAATTTATACATCAAGAGAGACAAACCCAATAAATACAAAATCTTTTCTTGTTTATCCTCAACCTGAGACAAAAATTATTCTTTCAATACCTGAACCAGATGGAATGAATGGATATTATAAAACTACACCAATTATAACTTTTTCATCCTCATCAAAGTATGACAAAGAGCCAATAGTATTTTATAGATGGGATAATGGTCCATGGATTGAATATAAAGGTTTAGTAACTCCACCAGAAGGGATTCATACACTTTACTATTATGCAAAAGATAAACTTGGAAGTAAAGAAGATATCAAAGAAAAAACCTTTAAACTTGACACAACATTTCCCAAAATTTTGTCTATAAATATTCAAAATGATATATATATTAATAGAGAAATTATTGAAATAGTTGGTTCTATTTCTGAAATTAATTCAATATTATTAATTCAAGGAAAAAGAGTAAATATAAAAGAGGACGGAACATTTAAAACAGAGGTTAATCTTTTTGAAGGAACAAATTCAATAACTTTTATAATAATTGATATTGCAGGAAACGAATCTTTTGAAGTTATTAAAGTTATAAGAGATACAATACCTCCAGAATTAATTATTGAATATCCAACTCCATGGGTTGTTGTTTATGATAAAATTATAGAAATAAAAGGTAAGGGAGAGGTAGGAGGAAAACTTACGGTTAATGGTGAGGAGATTTTAATAAGAGAAGATGGAAGGTTTGAAGGAAAATATGAACTTAAAAAATCTGGAACGAATGTTTTAGATTTTATATTAATTGATAAAGCAGGTAATATAACAAGAAAAAATATTGGTATAATTTGGAATCCAAGGGTTAAAATAGAACTTACAATTGGAAAAGTTGAAGCAAAGGTAAATGAGTTATCAAAAATTTTAGATTATCCACCATTTATTTATAATAATAGAACTATGGTTCCATTGAGATTTATAAGTGAATCTATTGGTGCAACTATTGAGTGGGATCCTGTAGTAAGAATTGTAACTATAACCATTGAAGATATTGAAGGAACAAAGAAAATTTTGAAACTTTCACCTGATTCTTCAATTGCATCATTAAATGGTAAACCATATCAAATGGATACACCACCTATTATAAAAAATGATAGAGTTTATGTGCCAATTAGGTTTATCATGGAAGTATTTGGCGCAAAGGTTGAGTGGAGGGCTCTAGAAAAGAAAGTTTTAATTACTTACCCAGGGGAGAGTTAA